From Musa acuminata AAA Group cultivar baxijiao chromosome BXJ3-8, Cavendish_Baxijiao_AAA, whole genome shotgun sequence, one genomic window encodes:
- the LOC135582234 gene encoding nuclear transcription factor Y subunit C-4-like gives MEQLTQPSSPVIGVVSGAAQIAYAAPIMQPAALVTGAPAVSGAIPPAAQLTIAYPTNPGNIASQHQIAYQQVPQFHHELQQQLQAFRSDQMLEIEETTDFKNHSLPLARIKKIMKADEDVRMISAEVPVVFAKACEMFILELTLRSWIHTEENKRRTLQKNDIAAAITNADMFDFLVDIIPRDEFKDEGYGIAGAAFPAVGGPANSVPYCFVSAPQVPDPAMTMGKPVDQTAAATLYAVQQPHSVAYMWQLPEVQPGQQVPESE, from the coding sequence ATGGAACAGTTGACGCAGCCGTCTTCACCTGTCATTGGAGTTGTTTCTGGTGCTGCCCAAATAGCATATGCTGCACCCATAATGCAACCAGCAGCACTGGTCACTGGAGCTCCAGCAGTATCAGGAGCTATACCTCCCGCAGCACAACTGACCATAGCATATCCTACTAACCCAGGCAATATTGCAAGCCAGCACCAGATTGCCTACCAGCAGGTCCCGCAGTTCCATCACGAGCTTCAGCAACAGCTTCAAGCCTTCCGGTCCGACCAGATGTTGGAGATAGAAGAAACTACTGATTTCAAGAACCATAGCCTACCGCTTGCCCGAATAAAAAAGATCATGAAGGCCGACGAGGATGTTCGTATGATCTCTGCTGAGGTCCCTGTGGTCTTTGCCAAGGCGTGTGAAATGTTTATATTGGAACTGACGCTCCGGTCTTGGATCCACACCGAAGAGAATAAGAGGAGAACGCTGCAGAAGAACGATATCGCCGCCGCCATTACCAACGctgatatgtttgactttttggttGATATAATCCCTAGGGATGAGTTTAAGGACGAGGGCTATGGTATCGCAGGGGCTGCATTCCCTGCTGTAGGCGGTCCTGCTAATTCAGTACCTTACTGCTTCGTCTCGGCACCGCAGGTGCCCGACCCTGCAATGACGATGGGGAAGCCTGTAGATCAGACTGCTGCTGCAACTTTATATGCTGTTCAGCAGCCACATTCAGTGGCTTACATGTGGCAGCTGCCAGAAGTGCAGCCGGGACAGCAGGTGCCGGAAAGTGAGTAA